A genomic stretch from Antarcticibacterium flavum includes:
- the mdh gene encoding malate dehydrogenase, protein MKVTIVGAGAVGASCAEYIAIKDFASEVVLLDIKEGFAEGKAMDLMQTATLNGFDTKITGTTNDYSKTAGSDVVVITSGIPRKPGMTREELIGINANIVKEVASNLIEHSPETVMIVVSNPMDTMTYLVHKATNLSKNKVIGMGGALDSARFKYRLSEALECPPSDVDGMVIGGHSDTGMVPLTRLATRNSVPVSEFLKEDRLEQVSEDTKVGGATLTKLLGTSAWYAPGAAVSALVQAIACDQKKMFPCSALLDGEYGLSDLCIGVPVILGKNGIEKIVEIELNDAEKAKMKESAEGVKKTNDLLEF, encoded by the coding sequence ATGAAAGTTACTATCGTAGGAGCAGGTGCCGTAGGTGCCAGTTGTGCAGAGTATATTGCAATAAAGGATTTTGCCTCAGAAGTTGTTCTTCTTGATATCAAGGAGGGGTTTGCTGAAGGAAAGGCAATGGATTTAATGCAAACTGCTACCCTTAATGGATTTGATACCAAAATTACCGGAACTACCAATGATTATTCAAAAACTGCCGGCAGTGATGTGGTTGTGATAACCAGCGGTATTCCAAGAAAACCGGGAATGACCAGGGAAGAGCTAATAGGTATTAATGCCAATATAGTTAAGGAAGTGGCTTCCAATCTTATCGAGCATTCCCCTGAAACTGTTATGATAGTAGTGAGTAATCCTATGGATACCATGACTTACCTGGTTCATAAAGCCACGAACCTTTCAAAGAATAAAGTTATAGGTATGGGTGGTGCTTTGGACAGTGCGCGTTTTAAATATAGATTAAGTGAAGCTTTGGAATGTCCACCCTCAGATGTTGACGGGATGGTAATTGGAGGGCATAGTGATACCGGGATGGTGCCATTGACAAGGCTGGCCACAAGAAATTCTGTTCCTGTGAGCGAGTTCCTTAAAGAGGACAGGCTGGAGCAGGTTAGTGAGGATACTAAAGTAGGTGGTGCAACCCTTACCAAATTATTGGGTACCAGTGCCTGGTACGCTCCGGGAGCAGCAGTATCTGCTCTTGTGCAGGCCATTGCCTGTGACCAGAAAAAGATGTTCCCATGTTCTGCTTTGCTTGACGGGGAATATGGCTTAAGTGACCTTTGTATTGGAGTGCCTGTAATCCTTGGAAAAAATGGTATTGAAAAGATTGTTGAAATAGAACTCAACGATGCTGAAAAAGCTAAAATGAAGGAAAGTGCAGAGGGAGTTAAAAAAACAAATGACCTCCTTGAATTTTAA
- the cysS gene encoding cysteine--tRNA ligase yields the protein MAVYKEQSLKIYNSMTGEKEIFTPLTEGNVGMYVCGPTVYSNVHLGNCRTFISFDLVFRYLKHLGYKVRYVRNITDAGHLENDAETGEDRIAKKARLEQIEPMEVVQRYTVDFHNILEKFNNLPPSIEPTATGHIVEQIETIKTIIDKGFAYAVNGSVYFDVLKFNKDHNYGRLSGRAIEDMIANTRELAAQSDKKNPQDFALWKKAEPQHIMRWPSPWSDGFPGWHLECTVMSTKYLGEEFDIHGGGMDLKFPHHECEIAQGEAATGKNPVNYWMHANMLTLNGKKMAKSTGNNILPTEIFTGQNDVLSKAYNPSVARFFMLQAHYRSILDFSDEALAASERGFNRLMDAYRHLEDLPTSSTTSFDLQKWKQRCYDAMNDDFNSPILIATLFEAVKFINAVKEGDEKLKSADRELLQEIMRAFIFDVLGLVDTATVNEDSSQKLSGTVELLIKLRAEARNNKDFATSDQIRDQLLELGIQLKDGKEGTTFSID from the coding sequence ATGGCGGTTTATAAAGAGCAAAGCTTGAAGATCTACAATTCAATGACCGGGGAAAAAGAGATCTTCACCCCCCTCACAGAAGGAAATGTTGGAATGTACGTGTGCGGACCAACTGTTTATAGCAATGTTCACTTAGGCAACTGCCGTACTTTTATCTCTTTTGACCTTGTCTTCAGGTACCTGAAGCACCTTGGGTATAAAGTGCGCTATGTACGTAACATTACAGATGCCGGCCATCTTGAAAATGATGCTGAGACCGGCGAAGACAGGATCGCTAAAAAAGCCAGGCTGGAGCAAATTGAACCAATGGAAGTGGTGCAACGCTACACCGTGGACTTCCACAACATCCTGGAAAAATTCAACAATCTCCCGCCAAGTATTGAACCTACGGCTACAGGCCATATTGTAGAGCAAATTGAAACCATAAAGACCATTATTGATAAAGGATTCGCTTACGCGGTAAATGGATCTGTATATTTTGATGTTCTTAAGTTCAATAAAGATCACAATTACGGCAGGTTAAGCGGCAGGGCTATTGAAGATATGATCGCTAACACCAGGGAACTTGCTGCCCAAAGCGATAAGAAGAATCCGCAGGACTTTGCTTTATGGAAAAAAGCCGAACCGCAGCACATCATGCGCTGGCCATCTCCCTGGAGTGACGGGTTCCCGGGCTGGCACCTGGAATGTACAGTAATGAGCACCAAATATTTGGGAGAAGAGTTTGATATACATGGCGGTGGAATGGATCTTAAATTCCCACACCATGAATGTGAGATAGCCCAGGGCGAAGCAGCTACCGGTAAAAATCCTGTAAATTACTGGATGCACGCTAATATGCTTACCCTTAATGGGAAAAAAATGGCCAAAAGTACAGGAAATAACATTTTACCTACAGAGATCTTTACCGGCCAAAATGATGTCCTTAGCAAGGCCTATAACCCTTCTGTCGCGAGATTCTTTATGCTGCAGGCACATTACCGAAGCATCCTTGACTTTTCTGATGAGGCTTTGGCGGCCAGTGAAAGAGGCTTTAACAGGCTTATGGATGCATATCGTCATCTTGAGGATCTTCCTACATCTTCAACTACATCTTTCGATCTTCAAAAGTGGAAGCAACGTTGTTACGACGCGATGAATGATGATTTCAACAGCCCCATTCTCATAGCAACGCTGTTTGAAGCAGTGAAATTCATCAATGCTGTAAAAGAAGGCGATGAAAAACTCAAGTCTGCCGACAGGGAACTCCTGCAGGAGATCATGAGAGCCTTTATCTTTGATGTCCTGGGATTGGTTGACACCGCCACCGTCAATGAGGACAGCAGCCAAAAACTTTCAGGTACTGTAGAGCTTTTAATAAAATTAAGAGCTGAGGCTCGTAATAATAAAGATTTTGCAACCAGCGACCAGATAAGGGACCAATTGCTTGAACTGGGAATACAGCTCAAGGACGGCAAGGAAGGCACCACCTTTTCTATTGACTAA
- the gyrB gene encoding DNA topoisomerase (ATP-hydrolyzing) subunit B has translation MSEEAKKHNYSADSIQALEGMEHVRMRPSMYIGDTGVRGLHHLVYEVVDNSIDEAMAGHCDTIKVTINEDGSVTTEDNGRGIPIDMHKKEGVSALQVVMTKIGAGGKFDKDSYKVSGGLHGVGVSCVNALSTHLKATVYRDGQIWEQEYEQGKPMYPVKPVGETDLSGTVVTFMPDPTIFQQTTEYSYDTLASRMRELSFLNKGITIYLTDKRQVNEDGTHTTEKFHSEEGLKEFIKYLDGNREPIIGDVISMEGEKNDIPVEVAMVYNTSFNENLHSYVNNINTHEGGTHLSGFRRGLTTTLKKYADASGMLDKLKFEIAGDDFREGLTAIISVKVAEPQFEGQTKTKLGNREVTAAVSQAVSEMLENYLEENPGDAKIIVEKVILAAQARHAAKKAREMVQRKTVMSIGGLPGKLSDCSEQDPSKCEVYLVEGDSAGGTAKQGRDRNFQAILPLRGKILNVEKAMSHRVFDNEEIKNIYTALGVTIGTEEDSKALNLSKLRYHKVVIMCDADVDGSHIETLILTFFYRYMKELLENGHIYIATPPLYLVKKGQKKQYAWSDKERDEIAASFSGGVQIQRYKGLGEMNAEQLWDTTMNPEFRKLRQVNIDNSSEADRIFSMLMGDEVPPRREFIEKNAVYANIDV, from the coding sequence ATGAGCGAAGAAGCGAAGAAACACAATTACTCGGCAGATAGTATCCAGGCGCTGGAAGGGATGGAGCATGTGCGCATGCGCCCTTCTATGTATATTGGTGATACCGGGGTAAGAGGTTTACATCACCTGGTATACGAAGTAGTTGATAATTCTATAGATGAGGCCATGGCCGGCCACTGTGACACTATAAAAGTCACAATTAATGAAGATGGATCTGTAACTACCGAGGATAACGGTAGGGGGATCCCAATCGATATGCACAAGAAGGAGGGAGTGTCTGCCTTGCAGGTGGTAATGACCAAGATTGGTGCGGGAGGAAAATTTGACAAGGATTCTTATAAGGTCTCAGGTGGTCTTCACGGGGTGGGGGTAAGTTGTGTGAATGCACTTTCTACTCATCTCAAAGCTACTGTTTACCGTGACGGGCAAATATGGGAGCAGGAATATGAGCAGGGGAAACCTATGTATCCTGTTAAACCTGTTGGGGAAACAGACCTTAGTGGTACCGTGGTTACTTTTATGCCAGATCCCACGATCTTTCAGCAAACAACAGAATATAGCTATGATACCCTGGCAAGCAGGATGAGAGAATTGTCTTTCCTGAATAAAGGAATTACGATCTATCTTACAGATAAGCGGCAGGTAAATGAAGATGGTACGCATACTACCGAGAAATTCCATTCAGAGGAAGGTTTAAAGGAATTTATAAAATATCTGGACGGTAACCGCGAGCCTATCATAGGAGATGTGATCTCTATGGAAGGAGAGAAGAACGATATTCCTGTTGAGGTGGCGATGGTGTATAACACCTCGTTCAATGAGAATTTACATTCTTACGTTAATAATATAAACACTCACGAGGGAGGTACCCACCTTTCAGGATTTAGAAGAGGCCTTACCACAACCCTAAAGAAGTATGCAGATGCTTCAGGGATGCTGGATAAGCTTAAATTCGAGATCGCGGGGGATGACTTCCGTGAAGGGTTGACCGCGATTATCTCAGTAAAGGTTGCAGAACCTCAGTTTGAAGGACAAACAAAGACCAAACTTGGTAACAGGGAGGTAACGGCAGCGGTTTCTCAAGCAGTTTCAGAAATGCTGGAGAATTACCTGGAGGAAAATCCGGGGGATGCCAAGATCATTGTTGAGAAAGTGATCCTTGCCGCACAGGCACGTCACGCGGCCAAAAAAGCGCGTGAGATGGTGCAGCGTAAGACGGTGATGAGCATAGGAGGGCTTCCCGGGAAATTGTCTGACTGTTCAGAGCAGGATCCTTCAAAATGTGAAGTATACCTTGTGGAGGGAGACTCTGCAGGGGGTACGGCAAAGCAGGGAAGAGACAGGAATTTCCAGGCCATTTTACCACTAAGGGGAAAAATCCTCAATGTTGAGAAAGCAATGTCTCATCGTGTTTTTGACAATGAGGAGATAAAAAATATATATACCGCCCTTGGGGTTACTATTGGTACAGAGGAGGATAGTAAAGCATTGAACCTCTCCAAATTGCGATATCATAAAGTAGTGATTATGTGTGATGCCGATGTGGATGGTAGCCACATCGAGACACTTATTCTTACTTTCTTTTACCGCTATATGAAGGAGCTGCTTGAAAACGGCCATATCTACATTGCAACTCCACCTCTTTACCTGGTGAAGAAAGGACAGAAAAAACAATATGCGTGGAGCGACAAGGAGCGTGATGAAATAGCCGCAAGTTTTAGCGGGGGTGTGCAAATTCAACGATACAAAGGTCTTGGGGAAATGAATGCAGAGCAGTTGTGGGATACCACTATGAACCCTGAATTTAGGAAACTTAGACAGGTTAATATAGACAACAGTAGTGAGGCAGACAGGATCTTCTCGATGTTAATGGGAGATGAGGTGCCGCCAAGACGGGAGTTTATAGAAAAGAATGCCGTCTATGCTAATATAGATGTTTAA
- the folE gene encoding GTP cyclohydrolase I FolE, with translation MKIDQIENEIDELGDAHASSSAVNPMKEDAFNLSDTEKIAMITEDVKHILDTLGMDLNDDSLRGTPLRVAKMFVKEMFAGLDPQRKPKASTFENKYKYGEMLVEKNITVYSTCEHHLLPIVGKAHVAYISKGSVIGLSKMNRIVDYFAKRPQVQERMTMQIVQELQKALGTEDVACVIDAKHLCVNSRGIRDIESSTVTSEFGGAFKDPGVKREFLDYIKLDTTF, from the coding sequence ATGAAGATAGACCAAATTGAGAATGAAATAGACGAACTTGGTGATGCACATGCATCCAGCAGTGCAGTAAACCCTATGAAGGAAGATGCCTTCAATCTTAGTGATACCGAAAAGATCGCTATGATCACCGAGGACGTGAAACATATTTTGGATACCCTTGGAATGGACTTGAATGATGACAGTCTTAGAGGTACCCCATTAAGGGTGGCAAAAATGTTTGTGAAAGAAATGTTCGCCGGCCTTGACCCTCAAAGAAAACCCAAAGCATCTACCTTTGAAAATAAATATAAATACGGGGAAATGCTTGTAGAAAAAAACATTACTGTTTACTCTACCTGTGAGCACCACCTTCTTCCTATAGTAGGTAAAGCTCATGTAGCATATATTTCGAAAGGGTCTGTTATTGGTCTATCCAAAATGAACAGGATCGTGGATTACTTTGCCAAACGACCACAAGTGCAGGAGCGTATGACGATGCAAATAGTGCAGGAGCTTCAAAAAGCACTGGGGACAGAGGATGTTGCCTGTGTTATTGATGCCAAGCATCTTTGTGTTAACAGCAGGGGAATAAGGGATATAGAAAGCAGTACCGTTACAAGTGAATTTGGCGGCGCCTTTAAAGACCCTGGTGTGAAAAGGGAATTCCTGGATTATATTAAATTAGACACTACTTTTTAA
- the lgt gene encoding prolipoprotein diacylglyceryl transferase, whose protein sequence is MLFNAIVWNPSEGLDLGFFTLHYYSLMFLIAFGLGWYIMKSIYVKEGIPVEKLDPLFIYTVLATLIGARLGHVIFYDWDYFQHNLLEIFLPVKFEPEFQFTGFRGLASHGAAIGIIIAMYLYRKNVLNKPTLWILDRIVIPVASGGVFIRIGNFINSEIIGKPTNTDFGVIFVQLGENFPRHPTQIYEAFCYALVFLALWFVYWKTDKKQKIGYLFGLFLVLLWTVRFFIEFLKEPQSEGEIVLSLNTGQWLSIPFIIAGFYFMYRPVKNTAV, encoded by the coding sequence ATGCTATTCAATGCTATTGTCTGGAATCCTTCTGAAGGACTGGATCTGGGATTCTTCACCCTCCACTATTACAGTTTAATGTTTTTGATAGCCTTTGGATTGGGCTGGTATATCATGAAAAGTATCTATGTAAAAGAAGGGATCCCTGTAGAAAAACTGGATCCTCTTTTTATTTACACGGTACTGGCCACATTAATAGGTGCCCGGCTGGGACATGTAATATTTTATGACTGGGATTATTTTCAGCATAATTTACTGGAGATATTCCTGCCCGTAAAATTTGAGCCTGAATTCCAGTTCACCGGCTTTCGCGGACTTGCAAGTCATGGTGCGGCAATAGGGATCATTATTGCTATGTATCTTTACAGAAAAAACGTACTTAACAAACCTACTTTATGGATCCTGGACAGGATTGTGATTCCTGTGGCAAGCGGGGGCGTTTTTATAAGGATAGGGAATTTCATAAATTCTGAAATTATAGGAAAACCCACTAACACAGACTTTGGGGTCATCTTTGTGCAACTGGGAGAGAATTTCCCAAGGCATCCCACCCAGATATATGAAGCCTTTTGTTACGCCCTGGTATTCCTGGCTCTTTGGTTTGTGTACTGGAAAACTGATAAAAAGCAGAAGATAGGTTATCTCTTCGGCCTGTTTCTTGTGCTGCTTTGGACAGTAAGGTTCTTTATCGAATTCCTGAAGGAGCCACAAAGTGAGGGAGAGATCGTTCTGTCCCTTAATACAGGACAATGGCTTAGTATTCCGTTTATAATAGCCGGCTTTTACTTTATGTACAGGCCTGTCAAAAATACTGCAGTATGA
- a CDS encoding DUF6588 family protein — MFNKKAHEKWAFAFVTAFKKEKSPSEIFSYFSAQTNSLYMLKKNLQLLIILLAGITATAQNEQERLINDMLLVAENFANPGAEGAAIQSSAGWFTSATTLEKWKFEVSVHGNALFVPDGKQRKLSSNRDFSLLSFRDANNAVLPTVYGGNTDAVFEGRIFGQDFSFDAIDGLNKENIIHPYPQVTMGLPYSTEVSVRFLPSIIVNDVGFQTYGIGLKHNFTQYYERRYNPEDFQFAAAIAYSNFKVDYAFEQISLPVLQLNRVDVNADLWLFQVLGSKLYDTFEVFGALGLTASNFDYKMGGTGEALPLLNNALQGVEGSGTNFKGDLGFNYYVGNFKISSMFTASNFFNVNLGIHYRI; from the coding sequence ATGTTTAATAAAAAAGCCCACGAAAAGTGGGCTTTTGCTTTTGTAACCGCCTTTAAAAAGGAAAAGTCTCCAAGTGAGATTTTTTCTTATTTTAGCGCCCAAACCAATTCATTATATATGTTGAAAAAGAACCTTCAATTGTTGATCATTCTGTTGGCGGGTATTACTGCTACAGCACAAAACGAACAGGAACGCCTTATAAATGACATGCTTTTGGTGGCAGAGAATTTTGCCAATCCGGGGGCTGAAGGTGCTGCAATACAGTCCAGTGCAGGCTGGTTCACATCTGCCACTACTCTTGAAAAATGGAAATTTGAGGTTTCGGTTCATGGGAATGCCCTTTTTGTGCCAGACGGGAAACAAAGAAAATTATCTTCCAACAGGGATTTTTCCCTTCTTTCTTTTAGGGATGCCAATAACGCTGTGCTTCCTACAGTATATGGAGGTAATACCGATGCTGTCTTTGAAGGCAGGATCTTTGGACAGGATTTTTCCTTTGATGCGATAGATGGTTTGAATAAGGAAAATATTATCCACCCATATCCACAGGTAACAATGGGTCTCCCATACAGTACAGAGGTATCTGTAAGATTTCTTCCATCTATTATTGTAAACGATGTGGGCTTTCAAACCTATGGGATAGGTTTAAAACATAATTTCACCCAATATTATGAAAGGAGATATAACCCAGAGGATTTCCAGTTTGCAGCGGCTATTGCTTACAGTAATTTCAAAGTTGATTATGCTTTTGAGCAAATCTCGCTACCGGTCCTTCAGCTTAACAGGGTGGATGTGAATGCAGACCTTTGGTTATTCCAGGTGCTGGGATCCAAATTATATGACACTTTTGAGGTGTTTGGGGCATTAGGGCTTACCGCCTCCAATTTTGACTACAAAATGGGAGGTACCGGTGAGGCACTGCCTTTGCTTAATAATGCCTTGCAGGGAGTGGAAGGCAGCGGTACAAATTTCAAAGGTGATCTTGGATTCAACTATTACGTGGGGAATTTTAAAATAAGCAGCATGTTTACGGCCAGTAACTTTTTTAATGTGAATTTGGGAATACATTACAGGATATAA
- the secDF gene encoding protein translocase subunit SecDF: MQNKGLIKIFAILFGLVCIYQLSFTFIASSVESDAEAYAQGKISGDVENYSVAREQEASRYLDSIGNEEIIAGITYNSAKEKELNKGLDLKGGINVILQISVKEILRGLANNSQDPAFNQALAEADVAQRNSQDNYIDLFFESFNNIEGAQLASPEVFANKGLQGQVNFDMSNSEVEPIIRERVNESITSAFEVLRKRIDKFGVTQPNIQRLGNSGRILVELPGAKDISRVKSLLQSTAQLEFWFVHKNNEFGNFLMNANNVIAESRRSQETTQAEPVADTVADEQEEDEIEALLASQEDTAQAATSGNNPLLDKVVSPGFQGSPVLATFRTQDTAQVGEYLRMPQVRSLLPSDLRYAEFAWGVPKNNVVELYALRGNRENTPPLTGDVITDAQQSFDQLGRVDVTMQMNGKGAKIWEEMTGKAYQEQGNIAIVLDNVVYSAPTVSTGPISGGRSQISGDFDIAEGQDLANVLRAGKLPASAAIVQSEIVGPSLGQEAIDSGITSFLIALVFVLIWMVFYYGKAGLFADVALVVNILFIFGILAGLGAVLTLPGIAGIVLTIGMSVDANVLIFERIKEELAKGKAQKDAIKDGFNNALSSILDANITTGLTGLILLVLGTGPIKGFATTLLIGIATSLFTAIFITRLFIDGYGKNGKSLPFSTAATKNLFQNLSIDFLGKRKIAYMVSGVMLLISIGSFFINGLNQGVDFIGGRTYTVRFAQDVNATEVQNDLVAVFGSAEAKTFGANNQLKITTKYKVEDEGEAVDTEIQQMMFEGLQSYLPQDITYDDFTIGSGERGIGIMQSMKVGPTIADDIKNDSFWAVIGSLVVVFLYILLRFRKWQYSLGAVAAVFHDVIIVLGIFSLFYNIMPFSMEINQAFIAAILTVVGYSLNDTVVIFDRIREFVNEHTSWPLGRTVNSALNSTVSRTVNTSLTTIIVLLAIFIFGGESLRGFMFAMIVGIIVGTYSSLFIATPVMFDSVKKKEKMDKRRKVAA, encoded by the coding sequence ATGCAGAATAAAGGACTGATCAAGATTTTTGCTATTTTGTTTGGACTGGTATGTATCTACCAGTTATCGTTTACATTTATTGCAAGTAGTGTAGAGAGTGATGCTGAAGCCTACGCTCAGGGAAAAATTAGCGGTGATGTTGAAAATTATTCAGTAGCACGGGAACAGGAGGCGAGCAGGTATCTTGACTCCATTGGGAATGAGGAGATCATTGCCGGGATTACTTATAATTCAGCTAAAGAAAAAGAACTTAATAAAGGTCTGGATCTTAAAGGAGGGATCAACGTTATTCTTCAAATTTCTGTTAAGGAGATATTAAGAGGTCTGGCAAATAACAGCCAGGACCCTGCATTTAATCAGGCTCTTGCTGAAGCTGATGTAGCCCAGAGAAACAGCCAGGATAATTATATAGACCTCTTCTTTGAGTCATTTAATAATATAGAGGGGGCACAACTGGCCTCTCCTGAAGTTTTTGCTAATAAAGGTTTACAGGGGCAGGTTAACTTTGATATGTCAAACAGTGAGGTTGAGCCTATAATTAGAGAAAGAGTAAACGAATCCATTACTTCTGCATTTGAAGTATTGCGTAAGCGTATAGATAAATTTGGGGTTACCCAGCCAAATATCCAAAGATTAGGAAACTCCGGCAGGATCTTAGTAGAGCTTCCGGGAGCCAAGGATATTAGTCGTGTTAAATCCCTTCTTCAAAGTACAGCACAGCTTGAATTCTGGTTTGTACATAAGAATAACGAATTTGGCAACTTCCTTATGAATGCCAACAATGTGATCGCTGAATCAAGGAGGTCACAGGAAACAACACAAGCTGAACCTGTTGCAGATACGGTTGCCGATGAGCAGGAAGAAGATGAAATAGAAGCCTTACTTGCCAGCCAGGAAGATACTGCACAGGCTGCAACAAGTGGAAATAACCCATTGCTCGATAAAGTGGTATCTCCAGGTTTCCAGGGAAGTCCGGTACTCGCAACATTCCGTACACAGGATACTGCCCAGGTAGGGGAGTATCTAAGGATGCCGCAGGTGCGTTCTTTATTACCTTCAGATCTTCGCTATGCTGAATTTGCATGGGGTGTTCCAAAGAACAATGTGGTAGAATTGTACGCCCTTAGAGGTAATCGTGAAAACACACCTCCTTTAACCGGGGATGTTATTACAGATGCACAACAGTCTTTTGACCAATTAGGCCGTGTGGATGTTACTATGCAAATGAATGGTAAAGGTGCCAAGATATGGGAAGAAATGACCGGCAAGGCATACCAGGAGCAGGGGAACATTGCCATTGTTCTTGATAATGTAGTATACTCGGCTCCTACTGTGTCCACGGGGCCTATTAGCGGTGGAAGAAGCCAGATTTCCGGTGATTTTGATATTGCTGAGGGACAGGATCTTGCGAATGTCCTTAGAGCAGGTAAACTTCCGGCTTCAGCAGCTATTGTTCAAAGTGAGATCGTTGGTCCTTCGCTTGGACAGGAAGCAATTGATAGCGGTATTACCTCCTTCCTTATTGCTCTTGTTTTTGTATTGATATGGATGGTTTTTTATTACGGTAAAGCCGGACTGTTTGCAGATGTTGCCCTTGTGGTGAACATTCTCTTCATATTTGGGATCCTTGCAGGCCTTGGAGCTGTGCTTACCTTACCAGGTATTGCTGGTATTGTGCTTACCATAGGTATGTCTGTAGATGCAAACGTACTTATCTTCGAACGTATTAAGGAGGAACTGGCTAAAGGAAAGGCTCAGAAAGATGCAATTAAGGATGGTTTTAATAATGCCTTATCTTCTATTCTGGATGCCAACATCACAACAGGTCTTACAGGTTTGATCCTGCTGGTACTGGGAACAGGTCCTATAAAAGGTTTTGCAACTACCTTGTTAATTGGTATCGCAACTTCATTATTCACTGCGATCTTTATTACAAGGTTGTTCATAGACGGATATGGTAAAAATGGTAAATCATTACCGTTCAGTACAGCTGCTACCAAAAACCTTTTCCAGAATTTAAGTATCGACTTCCTTGGAAAAAGAAAGATCGCTTATATGGTTTCAGGTGTAATGCTTCTTATAAGTATTGGGTCCTTCTTCATTAACGGTCTTAACCAGGGGGTTGATTTTATTGGAGGTAGAACTTATACAGTAAGATTTGCTCAGGATGTTAATGCAACTGAAGTTCAAAATGACCTGGTTGCAGTATTTGGAAGTGCAGAGGCTAAGACCTTTGGAGCCAACAATCAATTAAAGATCACTACAAAATATAAAGTGGAAGATGAAGGGGAAGCTGTGGATACCGAGATACAGCAAATGATGTTTGAAGGATTACAATCTTACCTTCCTCAGGATATAACTTATGATGACTTCACTATAGGAAGCGGGGAACGCGGTATTGGAATTATGCAATCTATGAAAGTAGGTCCTACTATTGCAGATGATATTAAGAATGACTCTTTCTGGGCGGTAATTGGATCGCTTGTAGTAGTGTTCCTTTATATCCTGCTTAGGTTTAGGAAATGGCAGTACAGTTTAGGTGCTGTGGCCGCTGTTTTCCACGATGTGATCATTGTTCTGGGAATCTTCTCTCTATTCTACAATATAATGCCATTTAGTATGGAGATCAACCAGGCATTTATCGCGGCTATACTTACGGTCGTGGGTTACTCGCTGAATGATACCGTGGTGATCTTTGACAGGATTAGGGAGTTCGTAAATGAACACACCAGCTGGCCTCTTGGCAGGACTGTGAACAGTGCACTTAACAGTACAGTGAGCAGGACGGTGAACACCTCTTTGACCACAATTATAGTATTGCTTGCAATCTTCATCTTTGGTGGAGAAAGCTTACGAGGATTTATGTTTGCTATGATCGTTGGTATCATTGTGGGTACTTACTCATCCCTTTTCATCGCAACCCCTGTTATGTTTGACAGTGTGAAGAAAAAGGAGAAGATGGACAAAAGAAGAAAAGTTGCCGCTTAA
- a CDS encoding DUF192 domain-containing protein, translating to MILMKKHWLYFLLIPGLLISCADEPKESSIETPEITFEREGEMELLKEGEVIKTLEIEIADTPYEWETGLMYRESLGEEQGMLFVYSQEGQRNFYMKNTYIPLDLIFYNKDSIVVSFYENAEPLDETSIPSNAPAQFILEVNAGKVEEWNIETGDKMRFWKD from the coding sequence ATGATACTAATGAAAAAACATTGGCTTTATTTCCTGCTTATCCCAGGGCTATTAATTTCCTGTGCTGATGAGCCAAAGGAAAGTTCTATTGAAACTCCCGAGATCACATTTGAACGGGAGGGTGAGATGGAACTTTTGAAAGAGGGAGAGGTTATCAAAACCCTGGAAATAGAAATAGCCGATACACCCTATGAATGGGAAACCGGCCTAATGTACAGGGAATCTCTGGGAGAGGAGCAGGGAATGTTATTTGTATACTCCCAGGAGGGCCAGCGTAACTTCTACATGAAGAATACCTATATCCCGCTGGACCTTATCTTTTATAACAAAGACAGCATTGTGGTGAGCTTTTATGAGAATGCAGAGCCACTGGATGAAACCTCAATCCCATCCAACGCCCCGGCACAGTTCATTCTCGAGGTAAATGCGGGCAAGGTTGAGGAATGGAACATAGAAACAGGGGATAAAATGAGGTTTTGGAAGGATTGA
- the yidD gene encoding membrane protein insertion efficiency factor YidD: MLKTWLAYPFILLVKFYQKVISPLTPATCRYTPTCSQYTLEALKKYGFFKGGWLGLKRIASCHPWGGKGHDPVP, encoded by the coding sequence ATGCTAAAAACGTGGCTCGCATACCCATTCATACTTTTGGTAAAGTTCTATCAGAAAGTAATATCGCCATTGACTCCGGCCACCTGCAGGTATACCCCTACGTGTTCTCAATACACCCTGGAAGCCCTTAAGAAATACGGCTTCTTCAAAGGAGGATGGCTTGGACTAAAACGCATAGCCAGCTGCCATCCCTGGGGCGGGAAAGGCCACGACCCTGTACCATAG